A genomic region of Anopheles coustani chromosome 3, idAnoCousDA_361_x.2, whole genome shotgun sequence contains the following coding sequences:
- the LOC131260987 gene encoding cyclin-L2-like, translated as MSVSKTITETASNKTTTSVTLPLQRPYGKIVLTLENCLLPEAKLDQTPSQSDGLDRETETDLRILGCELIQTAGILLKLPQVAMATGQVLFQRFFYSKSFVRHSMEATAMSCICLASKIEEAPRRIRDVINVFHHIKQVRSQKPMIPMVLDQHYINLKSQVIKAERRVLKELGFCVHVKHPHKLIVMYLKYLELEMHQNMMQMAWNFMNDSFRTDVFVRYHPETIACACIYLTARKHNIPLPSSPPWFVIFRVSEDDMLDVCYRIMALYKRGKPNAEQLEAAVETLKKKYQEQRKKDRPEANATPPTVITVDRNNGSHNAWGGFIQRALPPPVNPSGTTNATSNNSGSGNNYNTGSTNSGGNNNPSHNNSNNNNSSNAGMNNNESDSTAKLDGKRNSRSRSNSRSRSRSKSRSPRSMSRSQSRSRSHSRSRSRTSRSRSKTRSRSVVSRSRSRSRSAHSPYYEKGGGTKRTSKKTRHRSRTPSKTSSSAKKKSSRHYSSRSPSPIDSPQKYKKSEKRYDRRSGRDERTTSDNRYMNGSDRDRERTKGISSSNTSSMMLEQRDRQRDRDRDRDRIRSDGGKGGGGGGYDRDDYRRSEKDDRGRGNGKHDKYSSSGRHSDGSSRHRSSKHERDRSRDRERDRRR; from the exons ATGAGTGTGAGCAAAACGATTACCGAAACGGCCAGCAACAAAACGACGACGTCCGTGACTCTGCCTCTGCAGCGTCCGTACGGAAAGATTGTGCTGACGCTCGAAAACTGCCTACTTCCGGAAGCGAAGCTCGACCAAACGCCGTCGCAAAGCGATGGCCTCGATCGGGAAACGGAAACGGACCTGCGGATCCTAGGATGCGAGCTGATTCAAACAGCCGGAATCCTTTTAAAGTTGCCGCAG GTTGCAATGGCCACTGGGCAGGTGCTGTTCCAGCGGTTCTTCTACTCAAAGTCCTTTGTGCGACACAGCATGGAAGCGACGGCGATGAGTTGCATCTGCCTGGCGTCCAAGATTGAAGAGGCTCCGCGTAGGATACGGGACGTAATCAACGTCTTTCACCACATCAAACAAGTGCGGAGCCAAAA gcCCATGATACCGATGGTTCTGGATCAGCACTACATCAACCTCAAGTCGCAGGTCATCAAGGCGGAGCGGCGTGTCCTGAAGGAGCTCGGGTTCTGCGTGCACGTGAAGCACCCGCATAAGCTGATCGTGATGTACCTGAAGTACCTCGAGCTGGAGATGCACCAGAACATGATGCAGATGGCGTGGAACTTCATGAACGACTCCTTCCGGACGGACGTGTTCGTGCGCTACCACCCGGAAACGATCGCGTGCGCCTGCATCTACCTGACCGCGCGCAAGCACAACATTCCGCTCCCGAGCAGCCCACCGTGGTTCGTGATATTTCGCGTCAGCGAGGATGACATGCTGGACGTCTGCTACCGCATCATGGCCCTTTACAAGCGGGGCAAACCGAACGCCGAGCAGCTGGAGGCGGCCGTCGAGACGCTCAAGAAGAAGTACCAGGAGCAGCGGAAGAAGGATCGCCCCGAGGCGAACGCCACCCCGCCGACCGTCATCACCGTCGATCGCAACAACGGATCGCACAACGCGTGGGGTGGCTTCATCCAGCGGGCCCTCCCACCGCCGGTGAATCCGTCCGGCACGACGAACGCGACGTCGAACAACAGCGGCAGCGGCAACAACTACAACACCGGCAGCACCAACAGTGGAGGTAACAACAATCCTAGCCACAACAAtagcaacaacaataacagcaGTAACGCCGGCATGAACAACAACGAGTCCGACTCAACGGCGAAACTCGACGGGAAGCGGAACTCGCGCTCGCGCTCCAACTCCCGGTCGCGCTCGCGCTCCAAATCACGCTCGCCTCGGTCCATGTCCCGCTCGCAGTCTCGCTCGAGGTCCCACTCGCGATCCCGCTCCCGAACGTCCCGCTCGAGATCGAAAACGCGCTCCCGAAGTGTCGTTTCGCGCTCTCGATCACGCTCCCGATCGGCTCACTCGCCGTACTACGAGAAGGGCGGTGGCACGAAACGCACCTCGAAAAAGACTCGCCATCGCTCGAGGACGCCCTCGAAGACGTCCTCGTCGGCGAAGAAGAAATCCTCCCGCCACTACTCGTCCCGCTCACCTTCGCCAATTGATTCGCCGCAAAAGTACAAGAAGAG cGAGAAACGGTACGATCGGCGCTCGGGACGGGACGAGCGAACCACCAGCGACAATCGTTACATGAACGGCTCCGATCGTGATCGTGAGCGTACGAAAggaatcagcagcagcaacacgtcCTCGATGATGCTGGAGCAGCGCGATCGCCAAAGGGATCGTGATCGCGATCGGGATCGTATCCGTTCGGATGGTGgcaaaggaggaggaggaggtggctACGATCGCGACGATTATCGGCGTAGCGAAAAGGACGACCGGGGGCGGGGCAATGGCAAGCACGACAAGTACAGCTCTTCCGGTCGCCATAGTGACGGCAGCAGTAGGCATCGCTCCTCCAAGCACGAACGTGATCGTTCCCGCGACCGGGAGCGCGACCGAAGGCGATAA